The genomic region aagtacatatatatatatataaattttactgaACGTAATTTTTGATTtccttttatttaattaattaatgtaatttctcttttttttttattttttgtaaattttgtttgttttttttattttattaataaaaaaaaaaaatgaaaaaaaaaaaaaactatataaatacatatatatttaatatttttttttttaaatttttatgttttttaattttactgatataatatatatgtatgtatatatgttttttctttaaattttgcttctttaattaatttttttttatttcttacaTTGATAAAATGAGTGAATATATATTTGGCTCTTTTCTAAATAGCTTAGATAATATAAGATACAATGTATTAAATGTAttaaatgatattaaaaTTGACGATAATTATATAAGGAATATTAGgtcaaatataaaaacaaaaatggaTATATTAATTGATAAATGCTTACCACCTAAAATAATAGAAGATAAACGATTTATTGtaataattgaaaaaaaaaagaattatgatAATTTTCGTTGTCCCATATGTatgttaatattatataagcCAGTGAAAACAGAATGTTCTCATATATTTTGTAGGGAATGTATAGAAAAGGTTTTAAAGAAATTTGATTATTGTCCTATGtgtagaaataaaataaaaaatgatgattTAGAAAATGTAAGTATAAATTCATTAGGAaatgaatatgaaaatataaaaataagatgCCCAAACTGTAGAAATATTACAACTGTAAAAGATTATGaatatcatttaataaatgaattcttaggaaataataacaataataatgaagataaattaaacttgcatagaaaaaatttacaagAAGTTTGCAATTTGTCTGATAAAAATttggattttttttttaataaaaagttaaaaatagaagaaatgAATGAATTAATACTATTTCtaagtaaaaataagttAGATAACACTATACGAAGTTTTAATCTTTTATAtgtagaaaaaaagaaaagtgaatatttgtttaaaaatagtcaaatagaagaaataatCTGTGAAATATTTCTTATTGtgaaagttaaaaaaaagaaaagaaaagaagaaattgCTTATAAATTGAAGAGTTTATATAACGATAagaaattatcaaaaaattatatgaaaaggGATCATTTATTTAgttataataacaataatgaagaagaaaaaaaaatttcatatgtAGATAATGATATTTGTAAGAGAAGGTCTTATAGTTTtgaaaattatgaattataTCAAGAAgagatgataaaaaaaaataaggaaaataaatatatgtttgtTATGTTTGAATATAACtcagaaaatttattttttacctTATTTAACAATTTtccaaatataaaaaatctaCGTAAGATAAAATTAGTAacctataaaaaattaaaaaatgaatcaaagaataattataaagTAAATGAGTTAATTGAATTTctttctaaattaaaaattcaaaaaaattcaaaaacatatcataaatatttttatagttctcttcatttatttcatgAAGTTATCTTctcttatataaaaaatggatattttttaaaaaaaaaagaataccattttaaaaataattacattAGAGATTATGAattaatgtttttatttttctatttgaaatatgaatataaaatcCCTAATAATATAGAATACCACTTGTTATATTCTGAAGAATtcataacaaaaattttaaaagatcAATCTTGTGATCAGACTGTTTTTATAAgtaatatttatacatataaaatgtGTGATAATAATAACGATGGAAACAAAGAAAGTAAAAGTTcacatttaaataaaaataaaaatgatttaaatattcGTTTTATAGTGAAAATTCAAAatggaaaattaaaaagtaaattaaatgaaaaagaaaaatcgGAAAAGAGTtccattttaaataatatagaaaattatcaggatataaatgatatttgtttttttattttttcgtATTCTTCACATGGTTTTCAATgggatataaaaaaatcaataaatttcttaattaagaaaaaaatagtatataAATCAGTAAAAGTATTCTTCGATATAGATAaattaatactttttttttttcatataagaaataaaaaatacaattcaATTTTTTGGAATTCTACACACTTTTTACAATATATGTTAAATTTTTGTTGTAATTAAtaattgttaaaaaaaaaaaaaaattgatatttttaacgtaaaaaatatgattttatttttgtacaTACACGTATAGTTTAAATGATAATCACTTATATAGGTATTTTtccatataatttttttttcttttattttatttatataagaaataaaaaaaaaaatttgtaattTGTAATTTTTCTAAGTGTTTTTGATGttttttatgttatgttttttttttttttattcttatttttttttttatatattatttaagggataaaaatttatttgtttgtTCTATGATTTATGTAAAAGctatactttttaaaaatttgttttttgataaaaaaaaattttcgtATGCATTAAATCTATGATTTGTAGATTATTCGGTTACAACATTAAGATATTTGATGCTTTTGTTTGATATTATAATAAGATAtatgataattatataaagacTTAAACTTTtgcatttaaaattataattaattttttttttttttttttacaattatatttaataatctttaaataaactattttaataaaatttagcataagattttttttaaaattttttcatatttatttatatatacttagAGTTAATATGTTATTTCTCTATACTATTTAAAtagtttttataatataaattttatttaaaacttttatatattaaattcctaattataaaaaaatatatttatttgaatatttcccctgattttttattagatttttgataattttgaATACCTAAACTTATCTTCTACTTTATATTAACTGCCTATCAATTATTCGAAAACTCTGAAAGCCAATTTTTAActctaaataaaattatcccccatgtatttttttttctttttaattttaaggataggatttattatataacttaaatatataaaatgtagAAGCAAATACATAGTTTTTTTCTAGACTCATTTTAGTATTTATAAAGATATATGAAATTAACTCGTTCAAAagctaataaaaattaatatctaagcagtattttaattattgtaaaaaaaaaaaaaaaataatagagaaattaaaattaaaagcttctatatttttgaaacaaacatatataaaaagaaataatatatttattattaaatgatatatgttcatcaataattttatttttgaaaaatgtttcatatatgttattaaaaaatagaaattttctttttttttttaattttattaaaaattgaattctaaaatatataagtaagcattacttttttttttttaccttaataaataaataaatatatatatatatatatatatatatatatatatatatatatatatatatatatatatatatatgtgcaaataaaatttaagtacaattattttttcttatctgcatttttttaatttaattaattgtCTTCTTTTCCAATTAGCTCTAATAGATGGTCTACTTTTAGCTGCTAAATGTCCCTTAACTCTTAAACCTCTGTATTTTTTACCAGCTGAAGTTAATCCTCTTAATTCTCTATGTTTGTGTACTGGGTTACATATCCAGTTAACTTTTGGATTATTACGTATAGCATTATGCATAGGGTCAACTAATATTACTTcgtaatatttataaacagCATCTTGACCAACCCAATAACTATTTAAAACTCGTAAGTTTCCACATATACTCTTTCCTACTTTACCTTCGGCAACACTTCTTAAATTTCTTGCTGATTTTTGTTTATGAACACCTTGATGTTTAGGTTTACCATGCACAATACCTTTTCTAACTCTCTTTTTTCTATCCCCTCTTCTTACTCTAACTCTATAAATAACAAAGCCTTGAATTGCTTTGTATCCTAATCTTCTTGCTTTGTCAGGTCTACTTGGTTTTGAAACTCTATGAACAACTGGAAGTTGcctataaaaatttaaatatttaaggAAAACGTTATAGGCAGAATCaatatacatttaaaaattgaaaaaaaaaaaaaaaactaatagATGTTTTGAATtcaatttataaatatctatataacttcaaaataaaattgtaaaaaaaaaaaattataaaatttaaaaaaaaattcaaatttttCACTTTTACCTATATTCCCATGTTCTtattcttaataaaaaatgcatAGCATCTGactgtttttttttccatatttcttgaatatatttatatgctcccattttttatattaaattaaaaaaaaaaaaccttaaaatatttatataaaatttactgaaaaaaaataaaaaaagaaaactatatataaatatataatttttttttatttaagtttaaaaattattttatcttttttttttagtctGGTTtgaatatttcttttaattttttttttctttttacatttgtatacaaatatatatattcttttgtttcgttttttttcttaacaTAAGCATAAGGATAtgccaaaaaaaaaaaattttttatcaattttatatataaaataaaaaaaaaaaaaatatatgtaaatatatatgtatatttaaaaacgaatttaaaaaattatttttattttatttttttttatatttttgttgcACTTTATGAATTtgtttttgtaaaaatataggGTATTCAAATGACTAAAAGagaattattttcttttttaaatagttcttttttaaattttttttttttttttcttttttttaagaataataatactacattttaaaaaattcatagtataatttcttttgttatatttaaaGAGTAGTAAAATTGGGgataccttttttttttttattatagccTCTCATCTCactaattaaaattatttttttgttaagtaattttttcataaaataaaaaatattcttttattatttttgttgaAAATTGAAATCATtgaaattgtttttttaaaaaaaaagcttattaaaaaaattgttatttaaaaaattgctttttaataatgaaaactAAAAAAAGCAATAGTTCAACATATTATAGagtaaaataacaaaatacaTGATACATTTGCGataaatacatttaaaaacttaaaaataaaggaaaactaatataaaattaataagtaacttttatattatagaaaaaaaaaggaaaaaaaaaaaaaaattaaagaacgTATATAAGTAGTGTATAgctaattaaaatttttattttattacatcGTGTAACTTCACAGGAAATATTTATAGGATTATGAAGGtctttatatatgtataaaatttttttatttcattttttatttatatttatatatttaattagaaaaaacatattataattGTTAGAATATTTCATACACATTTgtcattttatattaataattatatagcattaataaatattttttttttgaatttcatgtataaattgtttttattttccatcattatataataaattaaaaatgtaaaatataaaaaaaaaaaataaacaattaGCAACAAAAGCGtttaaaatttgtttttgAATAAAGTAGAttgtatattaaaatattttcttcaagaaaaaaaaattataaaaaatggaaattagaaaaattatatgagcttcatattttatatatatatatgttaaaacccttaatataaagaaatttgtaactttaaaaatatgtgtaaaactttaataatatatttacaaaattatttattaaaaaattcaaatgatgtaaatataaaataggAACAAAAAGATGATAAGTAAGCAATaaataagtaaaatataaaagaaaaaaaaaaaagaaatatgaaaaaataattagtataaagaataaacaattctttttccttttttcttttttttgagaaatatttgtttttatttaaatatgaagTGTTCATATAGAATtgcaacaaaaaaaaaaagaattcaaagaataaaatttaagtgaataatttagataaaataagaagtaaaaaaatatatatatgcaacACCGTTGcataaaaaaatcaaaatttttaatttatatatatatatatatatatatatatatatatatatatatatataattataggAACATTGGTTTAtcaaaaaactttttttttttttctattaaaaacaaattcTGATTCAAGAAATTTCattaaatgatattaataaaataaaaatacaatgaATATCTTCATATTAATTACAGATAATacaagtaaaaatatttttataaacttaataatataaattttgaaaattccCAAATTACTTAAATCtaccttttatttttttttttttataatatatgtaatttaCTATGCATACAACAAAAAGTAATCTAAGGAAAACTAAAAATGCaacaagaaaaagaaataatttagaacaattttttaaaaaacatataatatatataattttcgtataataagaaaaataaatataaatactttttattgtttataattattattgcCACTGAATAAACGattacatatttataaaaaaatatatataagtattCATAAAGTgttaaaatatgtaaataaatagaaataatttaatataattataaataattttaataaagacCTAGTAACAAATacatatgtatttatttatttaataattgcaaaaaaaaaaaaagatatatataaagacttcatcaaatatattaaaaattttctttatattttatatgaatataattcagtaaatacaaaaaaaaaaaaaaaaaaattgaaagaaCATCAAATAatctataataaattaaaacttgtttcattaaaaatatatatattatatcgTATTAGTAAAAATGGACAAATATCTTCAAAGACATatgttattaatatataaaagtgaatattattagtatttattaattttacttcttttcattttttaattcataaatATAGAGAAATGTAATAacttttcataaatattaatataaatatattgcaATTATcttatgtaaatataataCGGTTAATGTAAGTAAATATATTCAAATATGTAGTTATTTTATACAGGTTTATTTTAGTAactgtaaaaatatattaatttacaCGTTTATATTAATACGTGCATacatacaaaaatatataattatataaatgtataaaaatgaaattaaaaataaagcatTTCAACTAAAATGTGCAAATatccatatatttttaaataattaattatataaaagaaatgatttttgtgtaaaattttttttttataatcaatatatgtatgcatatatatgtatatcatgtatttttacttttttatattaaattacaTATTATTCTAcaaatacttttattttctgcTTGTTTAAAGTTCCACCATCATATCGACctaagaaaatgaaataaataatttttacaaaaatttataaaataatttttttaataaaatatttaaatttaaatattagtatatatatatatatattttttataattttattactaGCTGCTAATGCAGCTGATTCTAGATCAGCAAAAGTTATGCAAGCACAACCTGAATGCTCaccctaaaaaaaaaaatttatttaaaagtaaaaaataaaataaaattaataaaataaaaaaaatgaaatatgtaCTTTGCTTGTCAACATAATATCAGCTCGTAAAACGTTTCCCATGCATCTGAATGTTTCTAAAATTTCtcttgaagttaaatttttagGTATCTatagagaaaaataaatatgtatatataaaaagaaatatatttataaataataaaatgaaaattaaggAAGaataagtttaaaaaaaaaaacttacaTTTGTAACTATTATATTATGTGGTTTCTTTGCATATGTTGAATTATTCATTCTAGTAATTTTCTCTTTAtacttattatattttattttgtcaaTATTTTGTTCAactttatagaaaaaaaaaaaaaaaaaaatgaaaataataataataataataaatactagtaaaatataaaataatacaagtataattcatttatataatatatataaaagaaaatatttcttaCATATGGGATATTTCATATTAACCATGTTGCTATCGTGCAGATTATTTGGGAGAGGTACATTCATATTGTTTCCCCAAATATTTAtgtctataaaaaaaaagaaaaaattaagatatatacttgtatatatatatatatatatatatatatatatatatatattacttgATTCATTAACAAAATTTCTCGGTTGAAAACATTTaggtatattattttcattaatattattttgatagtttgcaaaaattattttattttcgttATATTCATTTGATCGTAAATGATTTTGCGGAGGTTTTGATAAtgctataaaaaaataaaagaaagcgtatatatatatatatatagggataaaataaatgaattgaatatatatatatatatatatatatatatatatatatatatatatatatatatataagaaataaaagtattGTTAAAAATACCTATATCACAGGATggttttaataaataatattttgaattattataaaCTGGTAAATTTGAATAATTTGGTCTTATATTTGgtgaaaaagataattttttattattattttgttgTTGATGAATATCGCTATAGGAATactcattattattttgatgCACAAAGTTATTAGTAacaaaagaattttttttttcaacatttatattaatgGAATTATTACTCTGCTGATACGGTGCGGGTCTTAAAGTAGGACTAGTTATAAAATTTGCCGAGTCCcctaaattatttattttataattttttttggaatTGTTACTATAACATAAGTTTGACTGAACATTTGTACTCATATGCATATTACAATTTGATATACAACTTAAATTGACATTCgttgtttttatatttatgtttgGATTATGACCAATTGGATTAGTACTTAGATGACTAGGATTAGAACTAATGTGACTTATGTTAAGATTGTGACTAGTATTATTTGCTATAAGATGAGCAGGATTAGGGTTAAGATTAAGATTTTTCCTATAGTTCCAGTTCACTGAATTTTCTTTTGACAATGGAGGAGGTGGAGGAGGAGGAGGAGGCGGTGGTGGGCAAACTATTGAAGTGCTCGCATTATTTATGGGAATTTTTTGaagaattttattattatttttttgattattttttgatgagtttaatattttttttttcgattTTTTTAAGGAGACCTTTTTtcgatttttttttaaattcactGCTTTCTTCTCATTTTTATCTCCGTTCTGTTCTTTATTTAATGCTTCTTTATTTACTATTTCATCTAAACTCATATCTAATTTGGCTGAAGTTTCTTTAGGCATttccatttttctttttttttttttataataaaaaataccaaaaattaaaaaaaaaaatatataaatttatatactttcttctatatttttttaaaaaaagaaaaaatttatgcaaatttgaaataaaataatttaaaaaaatatatatatttaatggtGAATAcataaaagtatatatatatacatatacaatatttaaaaaaaaaatttatattttattcaagtgtaattttttatatataaaataaaggaGAGGAatgctttttttaattctcttaatttttactatgcatatatttttttatcataagaAAATTTAAGCATGTTTATTTTGCCTTAAATAATTTcagttaaatttttaattatgaatataaatatttttttttaaatatatcataaaaaagtgataattaaaaaaaaaattttaacattAGTTAATTAGTAAATGAtactaaataaaatattttattttttttaacaaaaaacataataaaataaaataaaaataaaaaaaagaataacacaatcaaaaattaaataaaatgatataaaaaaaaaaaaaaaaaaattaaaattaaaattaaaaggaaagtaaataaaataaaaaataaaaaataaaataaaaaataaaaataaaaaaaaaagtaatagataaaacaaaaatcATTTACACATAAATAAATactattttatatatctaagatcaattttttatttataacgTGTGTGtttgtaatatatttttcaaataaaaaaaatttcaaggTATAGGATTAAATTTTTGCTGTTTAACGAGagaatatatctttttttcttatttattaattttttattattttaaaaatattttcttgtTAATATGCTTATCTAATAATTATGCTGTTTTTTTgtctttataaaaaaatataagaaaatttacattctaaaattttgtaattaatttttatggcAATATTCTTTATGgtctaatttattaaatatgcATTTATTTAGTTATATAAGTGATAACGccatttaaatgaaaaatatattttttttttcgattTAACAAATTCATcgataattaaaattaatagaatttTAACAAGAGAAGaaagtaatatatattttagtcTAATTCAAATTGAAGTGTTAcctaattttaattaaaagttattaaattatatataatatatatatatttaataaaataaattatttaaaagaaaaatataaaaattagattaaaaaaaaaaaagaagaataaaagtaaaatatgcTTAGTGATATTTCTATGTTTAGTTTTAGactagaaaaattaaataattttcaaaaaaatatacttaaaaatattctattgatataaaatatgttttcTATATATTCTGAAATTATATTGATATTACAGAAGCAAGAAGAGTTTAAATGGTTAACttctttatcatttttataataatttgatATGAAGTTGTgagagttttttttttccttgaacattttttaatttaaaattttttaatacacgtattttttttttaattcattaatttcTTGTTCCCTTTTTGTTTCGCTTTGTGCAAATAACAATTTGGTGTTCATTAATTCACGTTCTAGctcctttatttttttatgatattttttcgtttttgttttttctatattaagatttgaaaattttttcatattggctattttttttttttctacatttagtaatatattttgattTATAATGCTTTCTAAGGTAACATAAGGATATCCATCTACTTCTATTTTTCCATTTTCTATGttatattgatttattatcttttttattaaatcatcattattaatttttatacttacatactttttattttcttcaaaagaattttttagtTCTTCAATAATTTGTTGTACATTATTCACATCAtcagttaatttttttattgtggAATCGTTAGCTATACTTTTTTCATATGAACCACCTATTTTTGAGTAAAATGGAATGCTTTCTAAAatgttataattattattaaactctttattttcttctaatatattgattttttctttttctaatttagatatattttcttttgttgTTTCCTCCTCATTTATAAACTTTTCATTCCATTCATcacttaaatattttatattttcatcttcTATATTTACTAaacaattatatttttttttttttaaatcttctGGTATTTTCTGTTTTTCAATTAACCcgttaaatatattaattaaaatttgcATTACATAAAtcacttcttttttttttaaaataaacaaagaatttatatattcactAATAGTTTCAAAATGGGtacataatgaaaaaatatttatatttttatctaatacTATATTACAGTAATTAtctattttcttaaaatttcttaaaattatattttcattaggTATGCTTTCATTATCATGTAAAATTTCgcatttttcattaaatataatatcatgatttatttttatatcttttttagtAAATTTTTCAAAACTATGTATACCATTATGCCTATTTGTTACCCTTTTTTTATCAACTATATCACTGGAAAATTCTTCCgcatttaatataaatagtaattgttttaaatttttaatgaaaaattcgAATTCTTCGCATTTTTTCTTAGAAAACTTTACAtagttttttaaaattttaaaaatcaattttttcatatcttcttcttttagttgagaatttttttctaattgggaaatttcatttaataatattttaatttcttcatttcttttatctGAGAGTAATTCAAGATTCTTCTTTACTCCTATAAAAGTTTTAATGGATTCATTGGATTCTTCTACTAAagaattctttttatttatattatgattatttaattttgtatCATCACTTATTTCGCTTAGTTCTCGATCAATTTGAAAGTCTATCTTACTTTCACTTAGATCttctaaattataaaaattttgtttatcTAGTTCATCATCATTTGCCCTATTTGGCTTATTGTAACATTTTTCTCCATTATCAttcatttcttcttttaaatagaaataattcatattttcaataatttGAGAATTTCTTATTGCTTTTTCCATGTTTCCAATCATAGCATGCACCTTTAAATTGGAATCTGATTCTGTTTCTTCTTTGTTAATTCTATTACACTTATTACTTTGTATTTCTGAATGGCAATCATGATCACTCGAAAATTGTATTtctgctttttttttttctgtgtTATTGTTTTCCTTTTTACTTACTccgtaattttttaaattttgattAAGTTCTTCATTTGTAACTTTATAATTGAGGTGTTCatcatcataatttttattaattaaatcttCTTTAATTTCTCTTTTGTTAATATCAAATATTGTTTTAGAActtaatttattcatttctttaagttttttaaatgaatcaTTTATACATTTCTTTAAAGGAATAATAGACACATCATTATAATTATGTGGAGAATTACATTCACtattatttgaaattttACTATTTTCCTGTGTTTCATTATTACTTATACCATTTTTATTTGTCTTGCAATTATTTAAAGTTGTATGATTCcattttatttgatttaaattAGCAACATTGctattatcttttttctttatattataaatatttatttcatttaaatgaTTCATATTGTTATTTTCCTTACAAGgaatataattttcattcGAATGAAGAGTATAtggattattattattgttatcgTCTATATGTTTAtagttattttcattaacaCTTCCTTCGagtatatttttgttttttcttaaaatataattagcGGTACTAGAATTTGAGACATAGTTATTTATTTCtgatttgtttttttcttcttcttcttctaaattgtaacattttatttttaaattaacaaatcctttatttaataaattattttttataggaAGTTTTATATAATAGAATTGATTTATATTGATAAATTCactaaaattaattttgCATTTTCCtaagatatatttttcatcgttattaattatataaaaaatgagaaaaaaaaaattattttcatatgatTTGTTATGTTTTTTAAGATATAAAGTGAGTTTTATTTCAACTGACCTTTTAAAGTATGCTCTTTTATTCTtcagtaatattttttcatctgATTTAATTATAGCTGATCCTTTTACCAATTCAAATGTTACATACATATTTTCATAggattttaaattaatataatcaaCAGACAATTCAAATCTAAATTTTGCTGATGTATTTAAGTACTTCATAATATTCTTAACTTTTCCCATTTtcttatacatatataaaaaaattaataaaaaaatagaaaaaaaaaagtatatgtTTTATCGTGAATTCATTTATTAGAATATATATGTGGaaaatacttttaatttttcttttattattttcatttaataataaaattgtgTATACGTGTA from Plasmodium relictum strain SGS1 genome assembly, chromosome: 5 harbors:
- a CDS encoding 60S ribosomal protein L15, putative, translating into MGAYKYIQEIWKKKQSDAMHFLLRIRTWEYRQLPVVHRVSKPSRPDKARRLGYKAIQGFVIYRVRVRRGDRKKRVRKGIVHGKPKHQGVHKQKSARNLRSVAEGKVGKSICGNLRVLNSYWVGQDAVYKYYEVILVDPMHNAIRNNPKVNWICNPVHKHRELRGLTSAGKKYRGLRVKGHLAAKSRPSIRANWKRRQLIKLKKCR
- a CDS encoding RNA-binding protein, putative, whose amino-acid sequence is MEMPKETSAKLDMSLDEIVNKEALNKEQNGDKNEKKAVNLKKNRKKVSLKKSKKKILNSSKNNQKNNNKILQKIPINNASTSIVCPPPPPPPPPPPPLSKENSVNWNYRKNLNLNPNPAHLIANNTSHNLNISHISSNPSHLSTNPIGHNPNINIKTTNVNLSCISNCNMHMSTNVQSNLCYSNNSKKNYKINNLGDSANFITSPTLRPAPYQQSNNSININVEKKNSFVTNNFVHQNNNEYSYSDIHQQQNNNKKLSFSPNIRPNYSNLPVYNNSKYYLLKPSCDIALSKPPQNHLRSNEYNENKIIFANYQNNINENNIPKCFQPRNFVNESNINIWGNNMNVPLPNNLHDSNMVNMKYPIFEQNIDKIKYNKYKEKITRMNNSTYAKKPHNIIVTNIPKNLTSREILETFRCMGNVLRADIMLTSKGEHSGCACITFADLESAALAASRYDGGTLNKQKIKVFVE
- a CDS encoding RING zinc finger protein, putative produces the protein MSEYIFGSFLNSLDNIRYNVLNVLNDIKIDDNYIRNIRSNIKTKMDILIDKCLPPKIIEDKRFIVIIEKKKNYDNFRCPICMLILYKPVKTECSHIFCRECIEKVLKKFDYCPMCRNKIKNDDLENVSINSLGNEYENIKIRCPNCRNITTVKDYEYHLINEFLGNNNNNNEDKLNLHRKNLQEVCNLSDKNLDFFFNKKLKIEEMNELILFLSKNKLDNTIRSFNLLYVEKKKSEYLFKNSQIEEIICEIFLIVKVKKKKRKEEIAYKLKSLYNDKKLSKNYMKRDHLFSYNNNNEEEKKISYVDNDICKRRSYSFENYELYQEEMIKKNKENKYMFVMFEYNSENLFFTLFNNFPNIKNLRKIKLVTYKKLKNESKNNYKVNELIEFLSKLKIQKNSKTYHKYFYSSLHLFHEVIFSYIKNGYFLKKKEYHFKNNYIRDYELMFLFFYLKYEYKIPNNIEYHLLYSEEFITKILKDQSCDQTVFISNIYTYKMCDNNNDGNKESKSSHLNKNKNDLNIRFIVKIQNGKLKSKLNEKEKSEKSSILNNIENYQDINDICFFIFSYSSHGFQWDIKKSINFLIKKKIVYKSVKVFFDIDKLILFFFHIRNKKYNSIFWNSTHFLQYMLNFCCN